In the Candidatus Hydrogenedentota bacterium genome, TGCCGGCGGCGCGGGCGGCGCCCACCGCCGCGCCCAGGATTTCCTTGGCGGAGAGCTCGATGTCCAGGGCCTCGGCGTGCGGCAGTCCCGCCAGAATGCATGCAAGACGCCCCGCCTCATCACCGCGCCATCCGCCGCCCTCGGCGGCGCACCGGACGGTCAGCAGCCTGGGCATTCCGGCGAACCGGGCGCATTCCCCGGCGACCGTTTCCGGCGTGGGGCCGGGGAAGAGGTCGGCCCGCAGTTCTATGATGTCCGCCCCGGAGGCGAGGGCCGCCTCCACCTCGGTCCTGTCCACACCGGCGCGCACCGCCACAACAACGCGGGGCCTGCCGCCCAGGGCGCAGCCTCCGAGGCGGATGGTGTTGTCGGGTTGCATTGGCATCACGTGTTGTTCCTTCGGGAAGATGATACACAAACAGGGTGGGCGTTGTCAGGGCGGGGCTCTCCCCGAATCAGTCCCCCTGCTTTTCGGCAGATTCCCGGCGTTCAAGACGGGCCGCCCACTCCCGCTCGAGGCGCTCACGTTTGCGCCAGCGCCGATGGAACCAAAGCCACTGTCCGGGGCTTCGCCGAACGAGGGTTTCCAGGGCCGCCTGACAGC is a window encoding:
- a CDS encoding type I 3-dehydroquinate dehydratase, whose amino-acid sequence is MPMQPDNTIRLGGCALGGRPRVVVAVRAGVDRTEVEAALASGADIIELRADLFPGPTPETVAGECARFAGMPRLLTVRCAAEGGGWRGDEAGRLACILAGLPHAEALDIELSAKEILGAAVGAARAAGKTVIGSFHDFTATPDLSALEAVAVSADQAGVDILKVAVTCNTPEDLRRLATFTLAHASRPLAVMGMGPAGMTSRIFFPALGSLMTYTFLGEPSAPGQLNCLDTVKYINLFYGFAGSKEG